GGGGTGGACCGTTGGGTCTATGCCTTTACAAGGGGTTTTGAAACAGACCGGGTAGTCGTCGTCTTAAACCTTTCGACCCACCCGAGGGAGGCCGTATTGGGCGGGCTGGGCTATTCCGGGGAGTACAAGCGGATATTCGGTGGGCAAAGCGGATTTCTGGGGCCCGGGGATACACTGGTACTGGAGCCGCTGGAATACCGGGTGTATTCAAACAGGTAAAGCCGTGGCGTTGCGTTCAACGGCTCCGGCTCGCCCGCACCTAATTGGCCCGGGTTCCCGCGGGTTTCGCCAAATCTCAGGAATTGGTTACATTTAGAGACATACCAAGCAGACAAACAAGCAGACAAATATGTTCCGACAAGAACGCGTAGTTATCGATGCCGTGAGGCCCCAGTTGGACTGCGGCAAATTTTTTATCAAACGGGTGGTAGGGGATACCGTGGAGGTATCCGCCGACATCCTTCCGGACGGTCACGACGTAATGCAGGCCGAGGTACTCTACAAACACCAATCGGAGCGGCGTTGGGACAGCGTGCGGATGCTGCCCCTGGAAAACGACCGTTACCAGGCCTCCTTTACCGTTGCCAAACAGGGATTCTATCAGTACAAGGTCTGGGGATGGGTGGATTACGCCCTGAACTGGCAACACGGGATCGGGGCAAAGATCCGGGACGGGCAGCACGTCCGGAGCGAATTGCTCGACGGGGTGCAATACCTGGAACACCTGGCCAAAGATGCCGGAAAAGCCGACCGGGCTTATGCCAGGGACCTGATCCCGGTATTTGAGGATGCAGACCGGTACGACCAGGCGGTGGAGGCCGCGGTTTCCGACCGCCTGCACGAGCTCTTTATGGAGCACCCGGAGCGCCGGCTGGCAAATACCACGGAACCCCTGGAGGTTTACGTAGACCGGAAGAAGGCGGAGTTCAGTACGTGGTACGAGTTTTTTCCGCGTTCGGCTTCCCCGACCCCCGGAAAACACGGCACCTTCGCGGATTGCGAGCGGTTGCTGCCCCGGATTGCGGAGATGGGTTTCGACACGGTCTATTTCCCCCCGATCCACCCGATCGGGGAAAAGAACCGGAAAGGCAAAAACAATACCACCGAGGCGGAGGAAGGGGACTGCGGGGTCCCCTGGGCCATCGGGTCGCGCCACGGCGGGCACCGGGCCATCCACCCGGAACTGGGAACCGAGGAGGATTTCCGGCAGTTGGTCCGGAAAGCCGGGGAACACGGGTTGGAGATCGCCATGGACCTGGCCTTCCAGGCAGCCCCGGACCACCCGTACATTGCGGAGCACCCCGAATGGTTCCGCAAGCGGCCGGACGGCACGATGCAGTACGCGGAAAACCCGCCGAAGAAATACCAGGACATTGTCAACTTTTATTTCGAAACACCCGCATACAAGGCGCTCTGGAAGGAATTGCTGGAAGTAACCCTCCAATGGGTCGGCTTCGGGGTAACGATTTTCAGGGTGGACAACCCGCATACAAAACCCTACTATTTCTGGAACTGGCTGATTGCCGAAGTCAAAAAGAAACACCCGGACGTCCTGTTCCTGGCCGAGGCGTTTTCCCGCCCGAGGATCATGCAGCAACTGGCCAAACAGGGCTTTTCCCAGTCCTACACCTATTTTACGTGGCGGGAGCACAAACAGGAGCTGATCGACTATATGGTGGAGCTCACCCAAACGGATATGCGGGAGTACTACCGGCCGAACTTCTGGCCGAATACCCCGGACATCAACCCGCACCACCTGCAGAACGCGGGGGAAGCGATCCACCTGATCCGCTATGGGCTGGCAGCCACGCTCTCGGGGAATATTGGGATCTACGGGCCCGTTTTTGAGTATATGGCCAATGCCCCGCTGCCCGGCAAGGAGGAGTACCTGGATTGCGAGAAGTACGAGATCCGCCACTGGGACTGGGGGGTGAAAAACAAACTGACGCACGTCATTTCCAAGGTGAATGCCATCCGCCGGGAACACCCGGCCCTGCAACAGACCAACAACATCTATTTCTGCGGCCTGGAAAACCCGCAGATGCTGGCCTATTATAAGTGGGATCACTTGCGCCAGGATGAAATCCTGGTGGTTATCAGCCTGGACCAGTTCGGCAGCCAGAGCGGGTTTGTGCGCATCCCCTGGGAAGCCATGGGGCCGAATTCCGGCGGGGCCCTGGAAGTGGTGGATTTGATGACCCAGACCAGCTATCGATGGGACAAGGAATGGAACTACGCGGAGTTGCATCCCGGCCTTCCTTTCCATATCTTTCATATCAGAAGATAGGTCATGGCGAAAAAAGCAGCAGAAGCAAAGCAGCAGAAAGGGTCCGATAGCGCGGAGG
This genomic window from Robiginitalea biformata HTCC2501 contains:
- a CDS encoding alpha-1,4-glucan--maltose-1-phosphate maltosyltransferase, which gives rise to MFRQERVVIDAVRPQLDCGKFFIKRVVGDTVEVSADILPDGHDVMQAEVLYKHQSERRWDSVRMLPLENDRYQASFTVAKQGFYQYKVWGWVDYALNWQHGIGAKIRDGQHVRSELLDGVQYLEHLAKDAGKADRAYARDLIPVFEDADRYDQAVEAAVSDRLHELFMEHPERRLANTTEPLEVYVDRKKAEFSTWYEFFPRSASPTPGKHGTFADCERLLPRIAEMGFDTVYFPPIHPIGEKNRKGKNNTTEAEEGDCGVPWAIGSRHGGHRAIHPELGTEEDFRQLVRKAGEHGLEIAMDLAFQAAPDHPYIAEHPEWFRKRPDGTMQYAENPPKKYQDIVNFYFETPAYKALWKELLEVTLQWVGFGVTIFRVDNPHTKPYYFWNWLIAEVKKKHPDVLFLAEAFSRPRIMQQLAKQGFSQSYTYFTWREHKQELIDYMVELTQTDMREYYRPNFWPNTPDINPHHLQNAGEAIHLIRYGLAATLSGNIGIYGPVFEYMANAPLPGKEEYLDCEKYEIRHWDWGVKNKLTHVISKVNAIRREHPALQQTNNIYFCGLENPQMLAYYKWDHLRQDEILVVISLDQFGSQSGFVRIPWEAMGPNSGGALEVVDLMTQTSYRWDKEWNYAELHPGLPFHIFHIRR